CCTGCCCAGCAGTCGGCATAAGCGTGGTCCAGCGCCGGGCTGTTCAAAGCCGCTTGCGTAGGAACGAAGCGATAACGGCTCTCGAACATGAAGGCCAAAGTGTTGTCGAGCTTGTGCGGTTTGAGATCGGCGTGGCTGGCTTTTTCGAAGGCTTCTTCGTCCGGCCCATGCGGCACCATGCAATTGTGCAGGCTCGCACCACCGGGTTTGAAGCCGCCGGGTTTGGCGTCGTATTCGCCGTAGACCAAGCCCATGAATTCGCTCATCAGATTGCGGTGGTACCACGGTGGGCGGAACGTATCCTCCATCACCAGCCAGCGCGGCGGGAAGATCACGAAATCGCAATTGGCCGTGCCCGGCGTGTCGCTGGGTGAAGTGAGCACGGTGAAGATCGACGGATCGGGATGATCGAAGCTGATCGAGCCAATCGTCATGAAGTGGGTCGTGTCGTATTTGATGGGCGCAAGATTGCCGTGCCAAGCCACCACGTTGAACGGCGAACTCGACGCAGGAGCCGTCCAGAAGTGGCCACCGAACTTTTTCACCAGATCGTAGCGACCTTGCGCTTCGTGTTCAAAGGCCGCCACAGGTGCCTGAAAATCGCGCGCATTCGCCAAGCCGTTCGATCCGATCGGGCCCAGTTCAGGCAAGCGAAACTGCGCGCCGTAGTTCTCGCAGATGTAGCCACGCGAGACCCCATCGGGCAGCGCCACCTTGAACACCACGCCGCGCGGCACGAGCACGATCTCGCCGGGCTTCACATCGAGCACGCCCATCTCGGTCGTCACGACGATGCGCCCCTGCTGCGGCACGATCAGCATTTCGCCATCGGCGTTGATCAGCGCGCGGCGCTCCATCGACCGGCCCGCCATGTACATGTGCACGCCCACGCCGATCTGCGCATCGGCATCGCCGTTGGCCATCATGGTGCGCACGCCGTCGACAAAATCAAGCTCATCCACCTTGTCAGGAAATTCCGCGGGATGCCAGCGCAACGGCTCGGGCGGCACGGCCACCGAACGATCTGCGCCCGTCTGCCAATGCGGCTGTTCATAGCGCACATAACGTCCCGCCACCACCGAAGGCTGGCGACGATACAACCAACTGCGCCGATTGTCCTGGCGCGGTGCGGTGAACGCGGTGCCCGAAAGCTGTTCGGGATAAAGATCCATGGGCGCACGCTGCGGGCTGTTGCGCCCCTGCGGCAGCGCGCCGGGTACGGCCTCGCTGGCGTACTCGTTGCCAAAGCCGCTCTGGTAGAGGTACTGGGTGGCCTGTGATGAAGTCATGGTGACTCGTCTCCTTCGTCTGCTGCAACTGCGCATTGTCTCTTGAGATGATGACCGCAAGATCAAGAGCCTGCGTGCCTGTGGTCATTTGCCGCCTTGGCAAATCCGGATGAATCCGCAGTATAGAAATTGCGTCTCCCGCACCGTGAACGCGCTCATCCCGGCGCGTACCGAATCGTCCGAAAGATGCATGCCGAACTCATATCCAAGACGATTCGGTAAGAAGCCGGAAGCTGCGGTTTCCGTTATTTGGACAGACAAATTTAGTCTTGCACCAGCCTCAGATTCTGAGCATCCAAGGAGCAAGAAATCATGTCTACAGCATCATCCAATGAAGCGACTCGCCTGAGCTACGGCTGCTGCGCCGGTTTGACCGAATGCGTTCACCAACTGAAGGGAGATTCGAGCATGCCGCAGGGCGAAGGGCTCGACACCGACAACATCCGCCGCACCGCCGACGAGCGCAAGAACAGCCTGCGCTCGCCCTCACGCCGCTCCGCTCTGGGCTGGGCGGGAATGCTTGGTCTTGGCTCGCTCGCACCACTGGCGGGTTGCGCCACATCGGGCACACCCGCTGCAGCCAACGCTGGTGGCGGCGATGTCGCCGGCAGCACACCGCTGGGCAAGCGCCACGAACTGCCATCCAACAAGGACACCGTGCGCGTAGGCGCCATGGATCCGAAAGCGCCAGCCGCCGTCACCGTCGATTCGGGCGACTGGGTGCACTATCCCAACACCTGGGTGAACTGGGCGGACGAAGCCAAGTACGGCATGCCGTTCGACGCGCGCGAGCCCATCCGCAAGCGCTACCCAGCGGGGCCTTATTCACTGGTGGGTCCGGTCGCCGTGCGCGGCGCAGAACCCGGCGACTGGATCGAATGCCGCATGCTGCGCCTCAGACCCATCGAATGGGGTTGGAACAGCTCACCCCTTGGCGTGGGCGCGCTGCCTACCGAGTTCAAGAAACCTTATCTGCAGTATTTCAAGTTCGATGATGCCCGCAAGCAAGCCAGTTTCAAGAACGGCATTGCCTATGAACTGCAACCCACGCAAGGTGTGATCGCAGCCATGCCTGCAGGTAACGATCCGGTAAGCGGCATTCTGAGCGGCGCTTACGGTGGCAACATCGTGCTGCGCGAACTGACCGAAGGTGCCTCCATCTTCCTGCCCGTGCAGCGCGCAGGCGGCATGATCTGGACCGGTGACTCGCACGCAGCGCAGGGCGATGGCGTGGTCAATCAGACCGCCATCGAAACCGCGATGGAAGACATGCGCATCCAGTTCATCCTGCACAAGCGCTCGCCCCTCAAGACCTTGATGGTGGAGACACCCACGCACTGGATCGGCCTCGGATATGGAGATTCGTTGGAATCGGCCCTCACCGCCTCGCTGCTCAACACCATGAACTGGCTTGCGCCCCTGGCCAAGATCGAGCGCGACGATGTGTACTCGCTCGTCAGCGTGGCAGGCAGCGTGCGCGTGACGCAGTACTCGCACCAGACCAACACCAACTACACCTCCAAGCCACCGAAGGGCGTGCACACCATGGTGCCCAAGAGCGTGTTCACGCCAGACCAGGCCGCGAGCATCTCGCGCCAGACACGCACCGGTTCCTGATGGACGCGCACGGCCCATTGCCATCATGTTGATCGAACAACGCACCTACACGCTGGAGCCCGGCACATCGCCGCGGTTTCTGGCGGCATATGAAAGCCTCGGATTCGAGGCCCATCGCGACATCTACGAGCGTCTGGTTGGCTACTTCGTGAGCGAGACCGGAACGCTCAACCAGATCGTGCATCTGTGGGCCTTCGACAGCTTCGAAGACCGCAACGCACGCCGTGATCGACTGCAACGCGATCCGCGTTGGCAGAAATACATGGAGCAGGTCAAAGGCCTCGTCGTGCAACAGGAAAGCCGCTTGCTGCGCCCCATGGGCTGGTCACCGGCAATCCCCAAACTGAACGAGACGCCCCGCTAGTTGGTTTGTGCAGGCCTCCAAACGCAAAGCAAAACCATCCAAGACAACAAACGATGATTATGAGGAAGTGAGCGAGACATGAAAACATACCGTGAACAGCACGACCGGCGCAGCGCATTACAGATCGCCGCCGCTGCTCTTGCACTGGCTTGTTCTGCAAGCTGTGCATTGGCTGCAGAACCTGCCGCCGCCCCCAAAGGTCGGGCCGATCAGGGCGCGGTGCTGGCCAACCAGACCTGCGTGGCCTGCCACGGGCCTGGCGGCAACCCCACCATGCCGGACTATCCGCGACTTGCAGGGCAATTGCCCGAGTATCTGGCCAAGCAGCTGCGCGCGTTTCAGGCCCCTGCGGGGCAGCGCTCGCACCGCACTAGTACCATCATGCAGCCGCTCGCTGCATCGCTGAACGAGCAGCAGATTCTGGATCTGGCAGCGTACTACTCAGCGCAGAAAGCGGGCGTCGCCAAGCCACGCGATCCTTCGCGTGTGGAAGCCGGAAAGAAGATTTATTTTGGTGGCAATCCGTCGAATGATTTGCCCGCCTGTGTGTCGTGTCATCGTGTGGATGGCAAGGGGTATGGGCCGGACTTTCCGCGGCTTGCTGGGCAGATGCCTGCCTATACCTCTCAGCAATTGAAGGACTGGGAGGCGCATCGCGGGGGGCGGGGGAAGTTGATGACGATGATCGTGCCGCATCTGCGGGCTGAAGATATTGAGGCCGTGGCGGACTTTATTGCTCAGATGCCGTGAGCTTTCGGCTCTTTTTTGTTTTTGTTTTCGTTGGGTGGTTACTTACGGAGGCCGGGTCTCGCCCCGGCGGGCGAGTAACTTTTTGCTTGCGCCAAAAAGTCACCAAAAATCGCTTTTCAATACCCGCGGCAGAACTCACTTTGCGACTGCGTCGCGCCGTTCGGGCAACCGCCGCGAGTCAGAGGTTTCATAAGAGGTGTGTTACGGCACTTCGCGTTGCTCGTGCTGCATCTCGCGACCTCGCGAGATGCTTGGGCGTAAGCCGCCCGACGAATTGAACTCTCATGCTCAACCATCGATCTTTTCCGTCGCGATGCTTGCGCCTCCGCTGCTGCATCGCAGAATGCAGCAGCCCCCTCCCCAGTTTCTACTCTGACTCACGATATTTGTCCGAGCGGAGCGCGCAGCGCGAAGGGAGTTATATCGTGGGACTTCAAAAGCGATTTTTGGTGACTTTTTGGCGCAGCAAAAAGTTACTCGCCCGCCGGGGCGAACACCCGGCCAGCAAAACTCAAAAAATCAAACCAAAGGCCAAGGAACATCCAACCCAAATTCCAAAGCCAGCTTGCTCAAAGCATGCACAACCGGAGCGGCAAGGGTAATGCCCTCTTCAACGCGGAGAAGACGCTCCCCCTCCCCCCGCTCGCCCGGCATCAAAATCCGAGCCTGGCCAGCAGCCGGAAGATTCTTGATCGCCGCTACCAACGCCGCCATGTCCTGATGGAACTGCTCCAGACTAGTGACCTGCGCAATATCGATGGCCAACACGAATGCGTTCTGCAGATGCTTGCGCTCATTCGGAGGTACGGCCAGCGACGTGGAAAGAATCGGATTGGCAGTCAACAAGCTGCACACCACTTCTGCCATCAACGCCAGGCCTGAACCCTTCGGTCCGCCAAGCGGCAGCAGCACCTTGGCCTTTGCCGCATCGAGTGTCGGCTCGCCGTGTTCGTCGATGGCCCAGCCCGCTTCCAGCGGCTTGCCCGCAGCGCGTGCCTGCATGAGCTTGCCCATGGCGACGGCGCTCGATGCCATGTCGAAGACGATGGGCGCGGCGTCCGCAGAAACGCCCGGTGCAGCGATCGACAAGGGTGCCGTGGACAGTCCACTCTCGGCTGCGCCGTGGTACGCCATGAGCGGACCCGACGCGGCCATCGCAAGCCCCACCATGCCTTGCCTTGCGATGTGAGAGGTGAAATAGCCCAACGCGCCGGTATGCGTGGTGGCCTTGAGCAAACCGACGCATGCGCCAGCCTTCTTTGCTCCGTCCACCACCGCATCGACCACGCTGTGCATGCCCACGGCACCTGCGCCTCCCTGACCGTCGATCACCACCAGCGCGGGCAAGCGTGTGATCGTCTTGGGTTCTGCATGGCCTGCCATTTCTCCGCTGGCAAGCCATTGCAAGTAAAGCGGCAGGCGCGACACGCCATGCGAACCGGTGCCGCGCAGGTCAGCCCACACCAACGCATCGGCGACCTGAGCCGCGTTGTCTGCGCTCATGCCACCCGCTTGCAGCATGCGCGCAGCCCACGGCCTGAGCACATCGGCAGGTACGCGTACCGGTGCTGAAGCAGCAGTCGTCGTCATGCGTGCGCTCCGGCGGGCGCTTCTGCCTTGTTCTGAAGCGGGAAGAATTTGTTCAGCCAGCTTTGCACCAGATTCAGCGTGAGCGTGCTGTCGTCGGAGAAGATAAAGTGGTCAATGCCCGCCACCAGATGCAGATCGGTCGGCATCTTGGCCTTGGAGAACATGTCGATGGATTGCTGCGTGGGCGTGACCGAATCGACCGCCGGATGCAGCAGCATTAAGGGGCGCGGCGCGATCTGGCCGACGACATCGATGGGACGAAAATGGACCATGCTCTCCACCACTTCAAACGGAAATTCCATGAACGATCCGGGTGGCAGGCCGCTGCGCAGCGCCACCGGAATCGGCACGATATCAAATCTCGAGACGTTCATGGATTCGCCCTTGGCGAGCTTGGCCTGTCCTTCGGCGCGCATGTCCTGAAAGCGTTGCCATGCTTCGGGCGACGCATGTTGTGCGCGGAACTTGGCTTCGCCGTCGCCCCAGCCGCCGGAAGAAATGCAGGCCGCCACGCGCTCGTCCACGCCTGCGGTGTACACCGCCACCGCCGCGCCAAAACTGTGGCCCATCACGGCGATCGCATCGGACTGCACTTCGGAGCGGGTCTGCAGAAAGCTGATGGCGTTGCGCGTGTCTGCCACTTGTTCCAGGCAGATCACGCGGGCACGCTGGCCTTCGCTTTGGCCGCAGCCGCGCATGTCAAAGCGCAGCACCACATAACCCAGACGTTCGAACAAACGGCTGGCAAGCATCACCATGCCATCGTCCTTGTTGCTGCCAAAACCGTGGAGCACGATGATGGCCGGACGGGGCTCGTTGGCGGCGCGCTGATCGGGCACTTGCAGAACGCCGGACAGCTTCAAGCCGTCGGAGGGGATGGTGACTTGGTGTTCCATGATGACTGTTCTCGCTTGGGGTTCTTTCAATCGGACCGTGCGGTGATTGACGTGGGGTTGAAGTTGGAAAATAGGCTTGGCGTCACGCGGCCAGAAAGCGCTCTACCGCTGTGGCAAGTGCTACCGGCGTTTCATCCATCGGATAGTGGCCTGCGTTGGCCAAGGTCTCGATGTGTGCATTGGGATAGAGCTGCAGATACGTGGCCCTCATGACCTCGGCAGTGAGTCCCGGATCATGTTCGCCCACCACTACCAGCATGGGATTCGGTAGACCTGCCAAACCGGTAGAATGGTCGGTGCGCGCCCAGGAGGGCAAGTAAGCAGCGAAGACATCACGGTCGGAATGCTGCATCGAATGCGCCACCATCTGCTCGATCCAATGCGCGGAGAGGCGATTGCCGGTGCTGTGGTTGATGATTCCGGCACGCGTCGCAGCATCATCCGCAGCGCTGGAAAACAGCGCCCAGGTGGCATCGTCGAACGGCACGCCGAATGCGGGCACGGGCGTCACGGCAATCAGCTTGCGCACACGTTGTGGCGCACGCTTCAGCACCAGTTGAATCACCTTGCCGCCCATCGAATGGCCGATCAGATCGAACTCCTTCCAGCCCAATTCGTCGGCCAGAGCGACCACGTCGTCGGCCACGGCGTCCATGGTGTGCGGCCCGCTCTCGCCACGCCGCGCGCCGTAGCCGCGGCAGTCCATGAAGGCGTAGGTGAAGCGCTCTGTGTCCACCACTTTCGCGAACGTGTCCCACGCATGGGCGCTGCCGAACCAACCATGCACCACGATGACATGGCGCGGTCCGTTTCCAACGATGAAGGCTTGTTTGTTGTTCATGATCTGTTTGTCTCCTTGAAATCCTCTGCAAGGTTCCTGCCAAGCGGCTACTGGCTAGCCCGCTCGACATGGCTGTCACTTTAGGATCAAAATGCAGCGAAGCCCGCCCCTCGCAATCCGACCGCTTACCCGTTCGTCCGATTTTGCAAAGAGGAACCAAACAGGCACCGTGACAGACAGGAGACAAACCAATGAGCCAGGAAGCGCCATCCGTGGCCGTGCAAGGCAACTTTGGTCGCGTGGCCGTGCATGCCACGGCCAGAGCGCTGGTGGAGCATGCCCATCAGGAATTCAATTTCATCTTCCATCTGGGCGGCGCGCCCTCGGGCTTCGTTGTAGGACAGCACCGCTACGTGCTCAACGAGTCCACGGCCATTCTGGTCAATCCGTGGCTGCCGCACAGCAAGCTCGCCAGCGAAGGCAATGCCGTCACCAATGTGCTGACCGTGCTGCCCGACGCGGGCTGGCTCTCGCAAGCGCTCGACTGTGTGGGTCTGCCTTTGGTGCGATTGTTTGAAAAGCCCGATGCAACCGTCAGCCCTGAACTGCACCGCTGCGTGATGCGGCTGGGCTCTGCCATGCAGGCGGGTGCGGCCTTCATGGAATCGCAGTACGAACCGATGGTGCTGGATCTGGTGCAGGAACTCGTGCGGAACTACGTGCCTGCCACCACGCTGGAAGGCGTGCAACGCGCCACCCGGCCCATGGATGCGCGCGTGCTCAAGTCACTGGGGTTGATTCGATCCAAGGCT
This genomic stretch from Diaphorobacter sp. HDW4B harbors:
- the hmgA gene encoding homogentisate 1,2-dioxygenase, with protein sequence MTSSQATQYLYQSGFGNEYASEAVPGALPQGRNSPQRAPMDLYPEQLSGTAFTAPRQDNRRSWLYRRQPSVVAGRYVRYEQPHWQTGADRSVAVPPEPLRWHPAEFPDKVDELDFVDGVRTMMANGDADAQIGVGVHMYMAGRSMERRALINADGEMLIVPQQGRIVVTTEMGVLDVKPGEIVLVPRGVVFKVALPDGVSRGYICENYGAQFRLPELGPIGSNGLANARDFQAPVAAFEHEAQGRYDLVKKFGGHFWTAPASSSPFNVVAWHGNLAPIKYDTTHFMTIGSISFDHPDPSIFTVLTSPSDTPGTANCDFVIFPPRWLVMEDTFRPPWYHRNLMSEFMGLVYGEYDAKPGGFKPGGASLHNCMVPHGPDEEAFEKASHADLKPHKLDNTLAFMFESRYRFVPTQAALNSPALDHAYADCWAGLKDPFKKD
- a CDS encoding acetamidase/formamidase family protein; the encoded protein is MSTASSNEATRLSYGCCAGLTECVHQLKGDSSMPQGEGLDTDNIRRTADERKNSLRSPSRRSALGWAGMLGLGSLAPLAGCATSGTPAAANAGGGDVAGSTPLGKRHELPSNKDTVRVGAMDPKAPAAVTVDSGDWVHYPNTWVNWADEAKYGMPFDAREPIRKRYPAGPYSLVGPVAVRGAEPGDWIECRMLRLRPIEWGWNSSPLGVGALPTEFKKPYLQYFKFDDARKQASFKNGIAYELQPTQGVIAAMPAGNDPVSGILSGAYGGNIVLRELTEGASIFLPVQRAGGMIWTGDSHAAQGDGVVNQTAIETAMEDMRIQFILHKRSPLKTLMVETPTHWIGLGYGDSLESALTASLLNTMNWLAPLAKIERDDVYSLVSVAGSVRVTQYSHQTNTNYTSKPPKGVHTMVPKSVFTPDQAASISRQTRTGS
- a CDS encoding NIPSNAP family protein, which encodes MLIEQRTYTLEPGTSPRFLAAYESLGFEAHRDIYERLVGYFVSETGTLNQIVHLWAFDSFEDRNARRDRLQRDPRWQKYMEQVKGLVVQQESRLLRPMGWSPAIPKLNETPR
- a CDS encoding cytochrome c, yielding MKTYREQHDRRSALQIAAAALALACSASCALAAEPAAAPKGRADQGAVLANQTCVACHGPGGNPTMPDYPRLAGQLPEYLAKQLRAFQAPAGQRSHRTSTIMQPLAASLNEQQILDLAAYYSAQKAGVAKPRDPSRVEAGKKIYFGGNPSNDLPACVSCHRVDGKGYGPDFPRLAGQMPAYTSQQLKDWEAHRGGRGKLMTMIVPHLRAEDIEAVADFIAQMP
- a CDS encoding Ldh family oxidoreductase, encoding MTTTAASAPVRVPADVLRPWAARMLQAGGMSADNAAQVADALVWADLRGTGSHGVSRLPLYLQWLASGEMAGHAEPKTITRLPALVVIDGQGGAGAVGMHSVVDAVVDGAKKAGACVGLLKATTHTGALGYFTSHIARQGMVGLAMAASGPLMAYHGAAESGLSTAPLSIAAPGVSADAAPIVFDMASSAVAMGKLMQARAAGKPLEAGWAIDEHGEPTLDAAKAKVLLPLGGPKGSGLALMAEVVCSLLTANPILSTSLAVPPNERKHLQNAFVLAIDIAQVTSLEQFHQDMAALVAAIKNLPAAGQARILMPGERGEGERLLRVEEGITLAAPVVHALSKLALEFGLDVPWPLV
- a CDS encoding alpha/beta hydrolase gives rise to the protein MEHQVTIPSDGLKLSGVLQVPDQRAANEPRPAIIVLHGFGSNKDDGMVMLASRLFERLGYVVLRFDMRGCGQSEGQRARVICLEQVADTRNAISFLQTRSEVQSDAIAVMGHSFGAAVAVYTAGVDERVAACISSGGWGDGEAKFRAQHASPEAWQRFQDMRAEGQAKLAKGESMNVSRFDIVPIPVALRSGLPPGSFMEFPFEVVESMVHFRPIDVVGQIAPRPLMLLHPAVDSVTPTQQSIDMFSKAKMPTDLHLVAGIDHFIFSDDSTLTLNLVQSWLNKFFPLQNKAEAPAGAHA
- a CDS encoding alpha/beta fold hydrolase, whose translation is MNNKQAFIVGNGPRHVIVVHGWFGSAHAWDTFAKVVDTERFTYAFMDCRGYGARRGESGPHTMDAVADDVVALADELGWKEFDLIGHSMGGKVIQLVLKRAPQRVRKLIAVTPVPAFGVPFDDATWALFSSAADDAATRAGIINHSTGNRLSAHWIEQMVAHSMQHSDRDVFAAYLPSWARTDHSTGLAGLPNPMLVVVGEHDPGLTAEVMRATYLQLYPNAHIETLANAGHYPMDETPVALATAVERFLAA
- a CDS encoding AraC family transcriptional regulator, with protein sequence MSQEAPSVAVQGNFGRVAVHATARALVEHAHQEFNFIFHLGGAPSGFVVGQHRYVLNESTAILVNPWLPHSKLASEGNAVTNVLTVLPDAGWLSQALDCVGLPLVRLFEKPDATVSPELHRCVMRLGSAMQAGAAFMESQYEPMVLDLVQELVRNYVPATTLEGVQRATRPMDARVLKSLGLIRSKAAENPSLEWVASEVGLSRSRFFEQFKACVGVTPQQYLDWARMGVATELLARGEQSLAEISDSLGFSAPSHFARFFTQHMGVPPSEYRRGVIVEA